GGGCGGCGTTACTGACAGGTTAGGGCGCAACCCGTGAACAAAGATAAAGTGTCAAAGTTATATGGCAACGTTTCGTCAAATTGGGTAAAACGTGAAAAATCTGTGCAATGAGGTATTCTGTCGCAACATAAACTTAGGGGCAAATAGTAAACTTTACTCAATCTACAATAACAAACAGGATCTTTGTACATTATATGGTCAAACGATACAAAGAAACACATGGCATGTCAAACAATATATTGTTGCGTACTCAACTTGTCGCCTAAGGAATAAAGTAGAGAGGCTCGAAGTGGCTGACTTAAGCAAGTGTTGACTCATGGAGAAGTTGACAAAATTTGTTCGTGGCCCACCTTATAAGATTTTCTTTTCttataaaagtaaaataaaaatacgTTTGCTATCTTGAATTTCTCTTGTCGTTCTAGTACTAGCGTTGAAACAAGAAGGCAAATGCTCCAGCAGATCTTATCCCGGGTGTACCTAGCAATTCGCAGCACTCCCCTAGCTGTCCACTTTCTCCCCTTCCCTTTTTTCTCACACTCACACACAAGCAGCGGCTCCGTCCCTCCCTCTCCGGCCTCCGCTCTTTCTTCCTCCCCGTCGCGGGAGCCGCAGCCGCCTCCGTCCCGCCTTCGCTGTGCGCTGCGGCCGGCGGATGGGACCCGCAGTTCGGCTGTCCGTGGCGGCCGCTCTCCTCTCCTGCCTATGTGAGTGGCTCTCTGCTGATCTGCTGCCTGGCTAGACTACGATTCTTCCCCTTCTTGCAAATTACTGAAGTGCGCCCAGCCGCCGGACACGAATGCTTGGTCCTAGCTAGTGCTGGTGCTGCCTCTGTGCTGGTTCTCGATTTTGATCTGTCATGGAGGCGAAATCCTGGTTGCGGGAACAAGCGACTGATTCTTGATTTGTCAATGTGCAGGTTTACATGGGCTGTTGGGGAATTCCGGGCAGGCATTTGCTCAGGGCCCGCCGGTGCTCCACCGGATCGACCACGCGGAGGAAGATGACGACAGCGGCGGCCTCATGCCGGAGCTCTCGCCAACCGGCTCCCCCCAGCccttcgtccccttcctcgcgcccgCCCCTCTCGCGCCCTTCTACAACAACTCTACGCCCAAGTTGTCAGGTCCCAACTCACTGCACATTTCTATTTCGATTTTGTCAGTGTCAGGTTAAGCTGTGAACTGAATTCCTTCCCCCCCAATGCAGGCAAATGCTCACTGAACTTCACTGCCATCAATGGCCTGATGACCACCACGGCCGTCGATTGCTTCGCCTCATTCGCCCCGTTCCTCGCCAATGTCATCTGCTGTCCCCAGCTCCAGGCCACTCTCACCATCCTCATAGGACAGTCCAGCAAGCAGACGGGGTCTCTCGCTTTGGATCCCACTCTTGCCAACTACTGTCTCTCTGACGTCCAGCAGCTGCTCATGAGCCAGGGTGCGAGTGATAATCTCCACAGCATTTGCTCCGTCCACCTCTCCAATGCCACCGAGGGGTCGTGCCCCGTTAGCACCGTCGACGCATTTGAGAGCGTCGTCGACTCATCAAAGCTCCTTGAGGCCTGCCGGAAGGTCGACCCTGTTAACGAGTGCTGCAGCCAGACATGCCAGAGTGCTATAAGTGATGCTGCCCGCAAAATCTCTTCTAAGGACGCTGCGTTGACAAGCGACACTGCCAGTCCCAAAGTTGACAGTTGCAGGAACGTTGTACTTAGATGGTTATCCAGCAGGCTTGAGCCATCATCCGCAACCAAAATGCTCAGGCAGATATCAAACTGTAATGTCAATGGAGGTACGTACATTCAAACTAATAACTTGCTTAAATGTGAATTATCATCCCATCAGTCAGTAGATTTTACTCTTTTAGAACGACTGCATACATTTATGTCATTATCCTGTttgttttttgaaaaggaggttatcccccggcctctgcatcagaacgatgcatgcggccatcttattaatAAGCAAACAGTTCAACAAAGTCTCTAGGTCTCAAAAAGTAGAAAAGCTCACAAAGAGCAAAAAACATGAAACAGGATAGCCACAACCGGCGGAATAAAGATAGATAGGAAACTAATGTCATTATCCTGTTGAGCAGGCAGATTGATTTACTTGAATTTTGTAACAGAAAGCCAATGTTTGCACCCATTAAACTGATAGTGTGTCACCAGTTCCACTTGTCTAGCTCCACAGAACATACTGTTGGAGCACAAAGATAATACCCATGCATAGCATTACtatatgtatatgtgtgtgtgtgaaatattACAATCTTCTCATGGCTATATAGGTAGGAAAAGGCTGCGACAGACATTTAGCTTTAAGCACCATACCACCATACTTTATTTTCTCAGACAAAAATATCGCAATTTAA
This region of Triticum aestivum cultivar Chinese Spring chromosome 2D, IWGSC CS RefSeq v2.1, whole genome shotgun sequence genomic DNA includes:
- the LOC123052986 gene encoding uncharacterized GPI-anchored protein At1g61900; its protein translation is MGPAVRLSVAAALLSCLCLHGLLGNSGQAFAQGPPVLHRIDHAEEDDDSGGLMPELSPTGSPQPFVPFLAPAPLAPFYNNSTPKLSGKCSLNFTAINGLMTTTAVDCFASFAPFLANVICCPQLQATLTILIGQSSKQTGSLALDPTLANYCLSDVQQLLMSQGASDNLHSICSVHLSNATEGSCPVSTVDAFESVVDSSKLLEACRKVDPVNECCSQTCQSAISDAARKISSKDAALTSDTASPKVDSCRNVVLRWLSSRLEPSSATKMLRQISNCNVNGGKQWETPRFTIEVLLSEA